The sequence ACGGTTGCCCGGTCGCGGCGGCAGGGGACGCACAACTCGACACTCAGGCCGGCTTGACCGCATCCTCGCGATCGATGTGGTGGGTGATCCACCACTGCTGGCCGAGGCCGACAATGCCGTTGACCGCGTAGTACAGGCACAGGCCGGCGGGGAAGAAGGCGAACATCACGGTGAACAGCAGCGGCATCACCTTCATCATCTTCGCCTGGGTCGGGTCCATGCCCGCGGCGACCGGGTTCAGCCATTGCGTGCCCAGCATCACCAGCGCATAGATGATCGGCAGGATGTAGAACGGGTCGGGTGTGCTCAGGTCGGGGATCCACAGGAACGGCGCATGCCGCAGTTCCAGGCTATCCATCAGCACGAAGTACAAACCATAGAAGACGGGCAAGGTGATCAGCACCGGCAGGCAGCCGCCCATCGGGTTGACCTTCTCCTTCTTGTACAACTCCATCATCGCGACCTGCATCTTCTGCTTGTCGTCGCCGTAGCGCTCCTTGAGCGCCTGCACGCGCGGCTGCAGCTTGCGCATGCGGGCGCTGGAGCGGTACTGCATGGCGGTGAGCTTCCAGCTCAGGCCCTTGATCAGCAGTACCAGCAGGATGATCGCCACGCCCCAGTTCTTGGTGACGGCGTGGAACTGCGACAGCACCCAGTGCATCGGCACGGCGATGATCTTGAACATGCCGTAGTCGATGGTCAGATCCAGCCCCGGCGCGATGGCGTCCATCGTGCCCTGCTTGTTCGGGCCCACGTACAGGCGTGACTGGCTGGTCAGGCTCTGTCCCGGCGCCACGCTGAGCGCGGGGCCGACGGTGCGGATCAGGTAGCGCGGATGCGCGCTGTCCGGGTTGATCGTCTGGGTGACGTACTGCTCGGTCTGGTCGGCCGGCGGAATCCACGCGGTGACAAAGTACAGCTTCAGCATCGCCGCCCAGCCGCCCTTGATCGGGGCGTTGAGCTGGTCCTTCGGTTCGGCGAAGTTCTTGAACGGCAGCTTCTCGAACTTCTCGCCGGTGTACCAGGCGGCGCCCTGGAAGCTGCGCGTCTCCGGGTTGGTGTAGTTCGCCAGCCAGTTGCCGGCCTTCGGCGGCTCGACCCGCAGCAGTTGCTGGTAGGCGTTGCCCTGCCACGGTGCGGCACTGCCATTGTCGATGCGCTGGCTGACGCCGATGACGTAGCTGCCGCGCTTGAAGCTGTAGGTCTTGGTGACCTTGAGGCCGGCGGCGTCCTGCCAGGTGAGATCGACCTTCAGTTCGTCCTGGCCATCGGCGAGCGCGTAGGTGGTCTTCTCACTGTGGAACAGTGCCAGGTGGTTCGGCTGGTCTGCCGGCGCGCTGTCGCTGCTGCTGACCAGGCCGTTCTGCGCCACCGAGTAGCGCTCGGGATCGCTGGTCAGCAGCACCGTCGGCGGCGGGTTCGGCGCCTTGTGCGTGCGCGGCGCCTGCGGGTAGGCCAGCAGGTCGGCGTGCACCAGGCTGCCGCCGCGGGTGTCCACGCTCAACTTCAGCACGTCGGTGGTGATGGTGATCAGCTGCGCCGGGGCGGCGGCGGCCGTGTCACCGGCGATCGTCGGCGCGGGCCTGGCGCCTGGCGCGGAGGCGACCGGGATCGCGCCGGGTACGCTGGCGTCCGCCGCTGGCGTGGCTGCACTGGCACTGGCACTGGTGGTGGTGGCCGCTGGCGGCGGCGGTGCGTAATCCTTCTCCCAGGCCAGGAACAGGAAGTAGGCCACGGCAAACAGGGCGAACAGGAGGAAGGTGCGCGTTTGATTCATCGCGTAGCAGATCCGGGTAACGCCACGACACGTGTCAACGCCGCGGAGACAGGAAGGAAGAAGGTCAACGCCCGATTGTGGTGGTGTCGCCGGCGGGCTTCAATGGCCCGGAGCTCGCGGCATGGCTGGCCAGCAATTTCTTCCACAGGCCGTCGAGCTCGATCAGCAGTTGTGGCCCGGGTACGCCGGCGGCCTGTTCGCGCGCCATCACCATCATGTCGACCGCCGGCAGCTGGTGGCGCACGCGCCGGAACGACTCGCGCAGCAACCGCTTGATCCGGTTGCGCTCGACCGCCCGCTTGGAGACGCGCTTGGAAATCGCCAGG is a genomic window of Rhodanobacter thiooxydans containing:
- the yidC gene encoding membrane protein insertase YidC, producing the protein MNQTRTFLLFALFAVAYFLFLAWEKDYAPPPPAATTTSASASAATPAADASVPGAIPVASAPGARPAPTIAGDTAAAAPAQLITITTDVLKLSVDTRGGSLVHADLLAYPQAPRTHKAPNPPPTVLLTSDPERYSVAQNGLVSSSDSAPADQPNHLALFHSEKTTYALADGQDELKVDLTWQDAAGLKVTKTYSFKRGSYVIGVSQRIDNGSAAPWQGNAYQQLLRVEPPKAGNWLANYTNPETRSFQGAAWYTGEKFEKLPFKNFAEPKDQLNAPIKGGWAAMLKLYFVTAWIPPADQTEQYVTQTINPDSAHPRYLIRTVGPALSVAPGQSLTSQSRLYVGPNKQGTMDAIAPGLDLTIDYGMFKIIAVPMHWVLSQFHAVTKNWGVAIILLVLLIKGLSWKLTAMQYRSSARMRKLQPRVQALKERYGDDKQKMQVAMMELYKKEKVNPMGGCLPVLITLPVFYGLYFVLMDSLELRHAPFLWIPDLSTPDPFYILPIIYALVMLGTQWLNPVAAGMDPTQAKMMKVMPLLFTVMFAFFPAGLCLYYAVNGIVGLGQQWWITHHIDREDAVKPA
- the rnpA gene encoding ribonuclease P protein component; amino-acid sequence: MSSAVLPREARLRRPGDFAALRTSSGRAGGRCFHMRYRDNELGHARLGLAISKRVSKRAVERNRIKRLLRESFRRVRHQLPAVDMMVMAREQAAGVPGPQLLIELDGLWKKLLASHAASSGPLKPAGDTTTIGR